The DNA region CAGTTCGGGCGCGCCCTGGTGCGGATCGAGATCGCCGAGCCCGGGGTGGTCGTCGCGGCTCCGCCGGCATCGCCGCCCCCAGGGCCGGGCTAAAGCCTCCCGGATCCCTGTCGATTGGTGGGACGAGTTCGGCAGGCATGCGCCTCGCCGCGGTCCCTCTCCTCCCCGAGACCTGGATGTCGTCGCCTGCCCTGCACCCTCGCAATGTCCCGAACGATGCGAGGGCGGGCGTCGAACCGGCCGCCGCTGCGCCGGCCTCCGTCCACGAAGCGGTCGCGGGCGTGCAGCAGGCCCTTCTGTGGGGCCTGGACATCGACGAGTGTCGGCACCTCGCGCTGCATGCCTGCCTCGACCTGACCGACGGCACGTGGTCGGCGCTGGTGTGCAGCCCCGGCGACGCGTCGCCCGTGGTGCTGCTCGAGCACGCGGGCCACCGGCGCGCCGCCGAGTGGGAGGCCGCGACGCTGCTGGCCGCCTGCGCCACCGAACTGCCCGACGCCTGCCGCCACCGGCAGCCCCGGGCGTTGCGCCTCCGGCGACCGGCGGCCGAGGGGCCACGGCGGGTGCGCGACGACACGCTGCTCGTCCTGCCCGTGCCGGGCGCGGCGAGTGCGCCGCCTTCGACCCTGCTGGTCGTGCGGGAGGCGCCAGCCGACGCCGATGCGTGCGCGGCGGCCCTCGACCCGCTGCTCCGGCTCACCGGCCAACTCGACGCGCTCTCGCGCGAAGTGCAGGCCCGTCGGTCGGCCGAGCGCGCCCTCGAGCGCGAGCGTCACCGCCTCCACCTGGCACTCGCGGCGTCCGACGTCGGGGTCTTCGAGTTCCACGCGCGGTCCGGCGTGCTCGAGTGGGACGAGCGCCTCTGGGCGATGCACGGCCTCGAACCGCGCGCCCAGTGGACCCTGGGCGACTGGGCCGGCGTGGTGCATCCCGACGACGCGCACGCCGCCATCGACGACCTGATGGCGGCCGTCGAGCAGCGGGCGCCACTGCAGACCCAGTACCGCGTGGTGACGCCGACCGGGGAGGTGCGCTACATCCGCTGCAACGCGCGCGTGCTCGAGCCCGACGGCGAACCGCTGGTGGTCGGCGTCAACATCGACATCACCGCCGACATCCTGGTGCAGCAGGAACTGGCCGCCGAGCGGGCGCAGGCCGAGGCGGCGACGCGTGCCAAGTCGCAGTTCCTGGCGACGATGAGCCACGAGATCCGGACGCCGATGAACGGCGTGCTCGGGATGCTGGAGCTGCTGCTCCGCAGTGGCCTCACGCCCGAGCAACTCGAGCGCGCCACCACGGCGCACACGTCGGCCGAGTCGCTGCTGCGCATCCTCAACGACATCCTCGACCTGTCCAAGCTCGAACAGCATCAGGTCGCCATCGAGTCGATCCCCTACCAGCCCGCGCAGGTGCTCAGCGAGGTGATGGCGCTGTTGCGGCCGCGCGCCACCGAGAAGGGGCTGGCCTTCGAACTGCACCTCGACGGCCTCGTGCCACCGTGGATTGCCGGCGACCCCATGCGCCTTCGGCAGGTCCTGCTGAACCTCACCGGCAATGCCATCAAGTTCACCAGCCAGGGCAGTGTCACGGTGCGCGCATCCCTCGATCGCGGCGACGCCGCGCGGCCGCGGCTGCGGATGGAGATCGTCGACACCGGCGAGGGCATCTCGTCGGACGCGCAGGGGCGGCTGTTCCAGCAGTTCGTGCAGGCCGATTCGTCCACGTCGCGTCGTTTCGGCGGCACCGGTCTCGGGCTGGCGATCAGCAAGCAGCTGATCGAACTGATGGGGGGCCGCATCGGCGTCAGCAGCCGGCCGGGTGCCGGCAGCACGTTCTGGTTCGAGGTGCCCGCGATCGCGACGGTGCCGTCCGGGCCGCGCCGCCCGGTCGCGCCTGTCGTGTCGGCGCGCCCGGCGCGCCCGGGCGTGCCGCCGCTCCGGATTCTGGCCGTGGACGACAACGCCGTGAACCGCCGCATCGCGCAGGCGTTCCTGGTGCCCCACGGGCATTCCGTGACCGTCGTCGAGGGAGGCGCCGAGGCCCTGGCCAGGCTGCAGGCCGAGCCGTTCGACATGGTCCTGCTCGACGTGCAGATGCCGGTCATGGACGGTCCGGCCTGCCTCGCGCAGTTGCGCACCCTGGACGCGCCGGTGCGCGACCTGCCGGTGATCGCCGTGACCGCCAACGCGATGGCGGGCGATCGTGAGAAGTACCTCGACGCGGGGTTCGACGACTACGTGTCCAAGCCGATGACCATGGCCGGTCTCGGCGAGGCCGTGGCGCGGGCGTGGACGGGGCGGCGTCGGTCCTGAACCAGCGCCGGTAGCCCGCTCGCGCCGGCCCGTGATAGGAATGCCCTGATGCCGGCCAAGGCCAGCGCGGGTGTGCTGCTGTTCCGACGACGCGACGCGGTGATCGAGGTGTGCCTCGTGCACCCCGGGGGGCCGTTCTGGGTCCGCAGGGACGTCGGCGCGTGGACCATCCCCAAGGGCGAGATCGAGCCGGGCGAGGACCCCCTCGCGGCGGCTCGCCGGGAGTTTGCCGAGGAAACCGGTTCGACGGTGGAGGGGCCGTTCACCTCCCTCGGCAGCGTCCGGATGCGCAGCGGCAAGGTGGTGCATGCCTGGGCCGCCGAGGGGGACCTCGACGTGACCAGGATGCGCTCCAACGTGTTCACCCTCGAATGGCCGCCTCGCTCGGGGCGCCAGCAGCAGTTCCCCGAAGCCGATCGTGCGGCCTGGTTCGCGCTCGACGAGGCGCGTCGCCGCATCCTCGCCGCACAGGCGCCGTTCCTCGACGCGCTGCGGGCCTGGATCGCGTACGTCTGAAGGCCACGCGTCCCGTTCGCGACGGTGCCGCCTGATGGCGCCTGGCTTGACGGGGACGTCGAGCCGGTGCCCGGCGCGTCGGGGTCCGTCCCTGGGCCATCATGAACGCATGCGCTGGATCCCGCCTGCAATTGACCGCCCGGCCGCCTGGGCGGCGCGCGCACTCGCCCTCGCCGCGCTCGCCGCGCTTGCCGTCCCGCTCGCTGCCCAGCCCTGGTACATGTACGACGCAGTGGGCACCTGGAAGCCCTGGAAGATGCAGCTCTCCTCGGGGGCGCGGGCCGCAGCGAAGGCGACGCCCGCCGAGCTCAAGGCGTTCGAGGGTGAGTTGCTGAAGTTCTCGGAGATCTGGAAGCGGGCGCCCGGCGTCGCGGAACCGAGAGGCTTCAGCGTGGAGGTCTGGGGCCATCTGTCCGGCGCTGCGGCGGTGCCGGCCGGTGCGCCGCGGGCCGCGAGGCCGCCCATCGCCGGCGGCGTGACCTTCGCCGCGTTCCCGATCTTCGAGTACGAGCGCGACGGCACGCGGGTGCGCGCCGACACGGGCGAGACCGAACTCCTCACCTTCATGGTCAACGACATCTCCGGTGCGGTGATCGGGCGCCCCGGGCCGGAACCCTGGCGCGGTGTCGAGCACGACATCATCTTTCCCTTCGTCCAGAAGGGCGAGCGGGGCGGCTTCCCGTTCCACGAGGAGATCGTCGTCATGACGAAGCGGACGGCGCCGCTCTACCTGCCGGTCAACCTCGAGGAGGCGTGGACGATGCAGGTGAAGGTGTCGAAGAAGGAGGTCGCCGAGGCGGCCGAGGTCGTCGGCAGGTTCCAGCAGAATCTCGACAAGCACCTCGACCCGGCAGAGCGCGCCAGTCGGCAGGCCGAGTACCAGCGCAATTCCAGGGACATGCCCGATCCGGCAGCCTACTTGCGACAGATGAGCGAGGTGGAGGCCGTCACCGAGAAGAGCCTCCGCAGTGAACTGGCGCCGGGCAGCAGCAGCGTGGTGCGCCTGCGCACGACCGAGAAGGAACTCGCGGCCGCGGAGGCGGCGCTGGCGGCCCTCGCCCCCGAGCAGCGCGCCGCCGAGGCCTGCTTCGTCACCGACGCGACGCGGGTCGAGGGGCGGTTGCGGCCCGGCCCGGCCAACGCCCGCTGCCAGGCCCTCGTACGCCCCAACACCGGGTTCTTCGACCCGTCGCTGCCGCGGTCGGCGCCGCAGATCGCCATCCTCTGGGATGCCACGCGCTGCTTCGAGCGCAAGGCGGAGCGGGAGAAATGGGACCGGAACCAGACGGTCAGGCGGGTCGCCGGCTGCGAGGCCAACAAGGCGTTGATCGCGACCTGGGACCGCGACGCGATTCTCGCGTGGCTGTGGTGAAGTCGCTCCGCCGGCTGCCGCCTGACGCGGTTGTCGCAAGGCACTCGTCGCCTGCTGGCGGTAGCCTATGCCCATGCTCACCAGAACCCTGATGCTGGTCCTCGCGCTGGCGCTGTCCGCGCCGGCGCGCGCGCAGGAACCGCGGGCGGCCGAGATCCCGCTGTGGAGCGGTGTCGCTCCCGGCTCGGAGGGGAAGTCGGGCGACGAGGTGGTCGAGACGTCGGCCAGCGGTGAACGGCGTGTCACCAACGTGCATCGCCCGAGCATCACGCCGTACCTGCCGGCGCCGGGGACGGCCACGGGCGTGGCCGTGCTGGTGATTCCCGGCGGCGGGCACCGCCAGCTGGTGATGACGCACGAAGGCGACAACCCTGCGGCCTGGTTGCGGCAGCGCGGCATCGCCGCGTTCGTGCTGAAGCACCGCCTGGCGCGCGAGCCCGGCTCGACCTACCGCATCGACGTCGAGGCGCTCGCCGACGCGGCGCGCGCGATGCGCACGATCCGGGCCCGGGCGACCGAGTGGGGCATCGATCCGGCGCGCATCGGCGCGATGGGCTTCTCGGCCGGCGGCGAGCTGGTGGCCATGGCGTCGATCCGCGACATGGCCGGCGACCCGGCCGCGGCCGATCCGATCGACCGCGTCAGCGCGCGCCCGGACTTCCAGGCCCTGATCTACCCGGGGCGGTCCGGCGACATCGTCCCCGACGCGCGCACGGCGCCGGCGTTCCTGGCGGCGGCCTACGACGACCGCCAGGACATCGCCGAGGGACTCGCCGAGGTCTACCTGCGGTTCAAGCGCGCCGGCGTGCCCGCGGAACTGCACATGTACGGCAGCGGCGGGCACGGCTTCGGCGTGCGCGCGACGACCACGCGCCCGGTGGGCGCGTGGATCGATCGCTTCGAGGAGTGGCTGCGCGACCGGAAGGTGATCAGAACATCACCTTGAACGCGAGCTGGATGTTGCGCTCGGTCGTGCCGCACAGCGCGCACGACGGGTTGGGCAGCATCGCCGTGATCTGGCCGAACAGCGGGTTGCCGAGCGTGCCGTTGGGCTGCGCGAACTGCGGATGGTTCAGCAGGTTGAACGCCTCGAAGCGGAACTCGGTGTTGAACCGGCCGAAGCGGGTGTTCTTGATCAGCGAGAAGTCGATGTTGAACTGGCCGGGGCCGCGCAGGATGTTGCGGCCCGAATCCCCGTAGGTGCCGGTGGTGTCGGCCGGCGCCGCGAAGGCCGACGTGTCGAACCACTTCTCGATGGTCGGGTTGTCGATCGCGCCGTCGGCGAGGCGGTTCGGGCGGTTGCCCGTGCCGGTCGACAGCACGCCCTGCGTCTGCGTCACGGTGAAGGGCAGGCCGGAGCGCAGGTAGAGGATGCCGCTGGTCTGCCAGCCGCCGTACCACGTGTCGCGGGCCCAGGGCAGCTCGTACACCCAGCTCGAGCTCAGCGTGTGGGTGACGTCGTAGTCGGACGGGCCGCGGTTGTACTGCGGGTCGTACACGTTGGTCAGCGTCACGCCGCCGTCGTTGTCCGAGTTCAGGTCGATCGCCTTGTTCCAGGTGTACGAGTTCAGCATCGAGAAGTTGTCGGCGAAGCGGCGCTGGACCTTGATGAAGAAGCCGTGGTAGTCGAGGGTGCCGATGCTCTGCACCTGGCCGATGCTGCGCAGCGCCGGTGACACCGCGTAGTAGGGCCGGTTGATGTTCGGGTCGCTCACGCCGACCACCGGCGGGGCCTGGTTGGGATCGCCCTTGAGCAGCATGTTGCGGCCCTGGGATCCGACGTAGGCCACCTCGATCATGTAGTTGGTGCCGAGCTGCTGCTGGAGGTTCACGTTCCAGTTGCGCGCGTAGCCGTCGCGGAAGTTGACGTCGAAGATCGAGCGCGTCGTGCCCGAGGCGGGACGGTTCGGGTCGACGCCGGGAGGCGGCGGCAGGCCATCGGACACGCGCAGCGTCGTGGCGCCGGCCGAGGTGTTCAGCGCGGTGGACTGCAGGAAGGGCGGATTCTGCGCCTTGGACGACGACGTGCCGCCGGGCGTGAAGTTCCAGAACACGCCGAAGCCGCCGCGGATGACGGTGCGGGCGTTGCCCGACAGGTCATAGGCGAACCCGAGGCGCGGCGCGAAGTTGGTCTTCGAGTAGGTCTGGAGGTAACGGCCCACCTCGATGCCGTTGATGACCGCGTTGGGCGAGGCGACCACGAAGCGGC from Luteitalea sp. TBR-22 includes:
- a CDS encoding NUDIX domain-containing protein → MPAKASAGVLLFRRRDAVIEVCLVHPGGPFWVRRDVGAWTIPKGEIEPGEDPLAAARREFAEETGSTVEGPFTSLGSVRMRSGKVVHAWAAEGDLDVTRMRSNVFTLEWPPRSGRQQQFPEADRAAWFALDEARRRILAAQAPFLDALRAWIAYV
- a CDS encoding alpha/beta hydrolase, whose protein sequence is MLTRTLMLVLALALSAPARAQEPRAAEIPLWSGVAPGSEGKSGDEVVETSASGERRVTNVHRPSITPYLPAPGTATGVAVLVIPGGGHRQLVMTHEGDNPAAWLRQRGIAAFVLKHRLAREPGSTYRIDVEALADAARAMRTIRARATEWGIDPARIGAMGFSAGGELVAMASIRDMAGDPAAADPIDRVSARPDFQALIYPGRSGDIVPDARTAPAFLAAAYDDRQDIAEGLAEVYLRFKRAGVPAELHMYGSGGHGFGVRATTTRPVGAWIDRFEEWLRDRKVIRTSP
- a CDS encoding ATP-binding protein; amino-acid sequence: MQQALLWGLDIDECRHLALHACLDLTDGTWSALVCSPGDASPVVLLEHAGHRRAAEWEAATLLAACATELPDACRHRQPRALRLRRPAAEGPRRVRDDTLLVLPVPGAASAPPSTLLVVREAPADADACAAALDPLLRLTGQLDALSREVQARRSAERALERERHRLHLALAASDVGVFEFHARSGVLEWDERLWAMHGLEPRAQWTLGDWAGVVHPDDAHAAIDDLMAAVEQRAPLQTQYRVVTPTGEVRYIRCNARVLEPDGEPLVVGVNIDITADILVQQELAAERAQAEAATRAKSQFLATMSHEIRTPMNGVLGMLELLLRSGLTPEQLERATTAHTSAESLLRILNDILDLSKLEQHQVAIESIPYQPAQVLSEVMALLRPRATEKGLAFELHLDGLVPPWIAGDPMRLRQVLLNLTGNAIKFTSQGSVTVRASLDRGDAARPRLRMEIVDTGEGISSDAQGRLFQQFVQADSSTSRRFGGTGLGLAISKQLIELMGGRIGVSSRPGAGSTFWFEVPAIATVPSGPRRPVAPVVSARPARPGVPPLRILAVDDNAVNRRIAQAFLVPHGHSVTVVEGGAEALARLQAEPFDMVLLDVQMPVMDGPACLAQLRTLDAPVRDLPVIAVTANAMAGDREKYLDAGFDDYVSKPMTMAGLGEAVARAWTGRRRS